A single region of the Candidatus Poribacteria bacterium genome encodes:
- a CDS encoding adenylosuccinate synthase, giving the protein MANTVILGAQWGDESKGGTTDFLAENANIVARYQGGDNAGHTIVVGEKKFVFHLLPSGLLYPHTTNVIGNGVVVNLETLFDEIDNLQAGGINVGDRLKVSSRAHLILPYHKVTESWDDLGSSLKLGTTSRGIGPTYSDKMNRHAGIRVADLLEFDLFQKKLDFNLGAKGYILDQIGGEIDRTALLEEYHGYSQRLAPYVVETSEFINNALKAGKRILYEGAQGTMLDIDFGTYPYVTSSNTTVGAVCTGLGVGPQAIDRVLGVSKAYVTRVGSGPFPTEMPPDLDEEIRHIGNEYGATTQRARRCGWLDLVALRYAAQINGFTDLVLTKFDVLDHLDEIQVCVAYQRRGEVVTAFPTSLHALEECEPVYETLPGWKASTVDVRRYEDLPANAKRYNAYISEFLDTPVTIVSVGPERTQTIVCDESIV; this is encoded by the coding sequence ATGGCGAACACGGTCATATTGGGTGCACAGTGGGGAGATGAAAGTAAGGGAGGAACGACCGATTTCCTTGCTGAAAACGCCAATATTGTCGCGAGGTATCAAGGAGGCGACAATGCGGGGCATACTATCGTTGTTGGAGAAAAGAAGTTTGTTTTCCATCTGCTCCCTTCTGGCTTACTCTATCCTCATACCACGAATGTGATTGGCAACGGTGTTGTCGTCAATTTGGAAACCCTTTTCGACGAAATCGACAATTTGCAGGCGGGCGGTATCAATGTCGGAGATCGTCTGAAGGTTAGCTCGCGTGCACACCTAATCTTGCCTTATCACAAGGTGACAGAGTCGTGGGACGACCTTGGGAGTTCGTTGAAACTCGGTACAACCTCACGGGGTATCGGTCCAACGTACTCCGATAAGATGAATCGCCATGCAGGGATTCGAGTCGCCGACCTACTGGAGTTTGACCTCTTCCAGAAAAAGCTGGACTTCAATCTGGGCGCAAAAGGTTATATCCTCGATCAGATTGGCGGCGAAATCGATAGAACCGCTTTATTGGAGGAATACCACGGTTATTCTCAGCGGCTAGCACCGTATGTGGTGGAGACCTCTGAATTTATCAATAATGCCCTCAAGGCTGGGAAGCGAATACTTTACGAGGGCGCGCAGGGAACGATGCTGGACATCGATTTTGGGACATATCCCTATGTCACCTCGTCTAATACCACCGTCGGTGCGGTTTGCACGGGGTTGGGTGTCGGTCCTCAAGCAATAGATCGGGTTCTTGGGGTTTCAAAAGCCTATGTAACCCGTGTCGGTTCGGGACCATTCCCGACAGAGATGCCCCCGGATTTGGACGAAGAAATTCGCCACATCGGTAACGAATACGGTGCAACGACACAACGTGCCCGCCGTTGTGGCTGGCTCGATCTCGTCGCGCTACGTTATGCTGCCCAGATCAACGGCTTCACCGATCTGGTCTTGACGAAGTTCGATGTCTTAGACCATCTTGATGAGATTCAGGTTTGTGTGGCGTATCAGCGTCGTGGCGAAGTTGTAACGGCATTTCCAACGAGCTTACACGCGCTTGAAGAATGCGAACCGGTTTATGAAACGCTACCTGGTTGGAAAGCGTCAACAGTAGATGTGCGGAGATACGAAGACCTGCCAGCGAATGCAAAGCGATACAACGCTTACATCTCCGAATTTCTTGATACACCGGTTACAATTGTTTCCGTCGGGCCAGAGAGAACGCAAACGATAGTTTGCGATGAGAGTATTGTTTGA
- the rplM gene encoding 50S ribosomal protein L13 yields MKTSFVGSDTDVKWCVVDANGRVLGRLATQIAMVLRGKHHPTFTPHADMGYRVAVINAEKVVVTGNKATGKTYFRYSGYPGGGKVRTFEEQMQRKPEEVLRHAVKGMLPKNRLGRKLIKKLKIYAGPNHPHQAQHPEVLEV; encoded by the coding sequence ATGAAAACATCTTTTGTGGGATCGGATACGGATGTCAAATGGTGTGTTGTGGATGCGAATGGGAGGGTGCTCGGACGTTTAGCTACTCAAATTGCGATGGTGCTTCGGGGGAAACATCACCCCACTTTCACCCCACATGCCGATATGGGTTATCGTGTGGCTGTGATTAACGCTGAAAAAGTCGTGGTCACGGGAAACAAAGCGACAGGCAAAACGTACTTTCGCTATAGCGGTTACCCGGGTGGTGGGAAAGTGAGAACTTTTGAAGAGCAGATGCAGAGGAAACCGGAAGAAGTCTTACGGCATGCTGTCAAAGGAATGCTCCCCAAAAATCGCTTGGGTCGCAAACTGATTAAAAAGCTAAAAATCTATGCAGGTCCAAATCACCCTCACCAAGCACAGCATCCTGAAGTATTAGAAGTGTAA
- the rpsI gene encoding 30S ribosomal protein S9, whose protein sequence is MAVEQYWGTGRRKTSVARVRVIPGGSGQFVVNKKPIETYFDREDLIQLAKQPTELTDKSSAYDIFVNARGGGISGQAGAILHGLARALVKADESLKPTLKQAGFLTRDSRMVERKKYGQKGARARFQFSKR, encoded by the coding sequence ATGGCTGTAGAACAGTATTGGGGAACGGGTAGACGTAAAACATCTGTTGCACGGGTGCGCGTGATTCCAGGAGGCTCTGGCCAATTCGTCGTCAATAAAAAACCGATCGAAACGTATTTTGATCGGGAAGATTTGATCCAGTTGGCTAAACAACCGACGGAATTAACAGACAAGAGTAGCGCGTATGATATATTCGTTAACGCACGTGGTGGTGGTATCTCAGGACAAGCCGGTGCTATTTTGCACGGTCTCGCACGTGCGCTTGTTAAGGCGGACGAATCTTTGAAACCGACTTTGAAGCAAGCCGGATTTCTTACCCGTGATTCCCGTATGGTTGAACGTAAAAAATATGGACAGAAAGGTGCGCGGGCACGGTTCCAATTTTCCAAGCGTTAA
- a CDS encoding nucleotide sugar dehydrogenase has product MIQKKIENQTAYAGVIGLGYVGLPLAVTIAKAGFSVTGIDVDHRKVKCIQDGISVVSDVPSEDLVSFVHRGQIQATTDYRILRELDTINICVPTPLRKSKDPDMSFIISAVDEIAQYLRKDQLVILESTTYPGTTEEVVLPKLEKSGLQVGKDFFLAFSPERIDPGNATYSTANTAKIVGGITPTCTQVAQLFYKQFIQEVHAVSSTRVAEMAKLLENTFRSVNIGLVNEMALMCDQMGLDVWEIVDAAATKPFGFMPFYPGPGLGGHCIPVDPHYLSWKAKTYEFHARFIELASEINGSMPEYVLGKIIDALNQQQKAINGSKILIMGVAYKKNVGDVRESPAIDVIRMLAQRGGEILYHDPYVPKVEVEEVAPRNQQPVRYLRAELTAELVQSVDCVVIMTDHAAIDYAWLVDHAAAVVDTRNATKPITQNQNKVLKI; this is encoded by the coding sequence ATGATTCAAAAGAAGATCGAAAATCAAACTGCATACGCAGGCGTTATCGGACTTGGCTATGTCGGTCTTCCACTGGCGGTAACCATAGCAAAAGCCGGTTTTTCTGTTACCGGCATTGATGTAGATCATCGCAAGGTCAAATGTATTCAGGATGGGATTTCGGTTGTCTCCGACGTGCCCTCAGAAGATCTCGTGTCCTTCGTTCATCGAGGCCAAATTCAAGCGACGACGGACTATCGGATCCTGAGAGAATTAGATACGATTAACATTTGCGTACCCACACCGTTGCGCAAGAGTAAGGATCCGGATATGAGTTTTATCATCTCCGCAGTGGATGAAATTGCGCAATACTTACGCAAAGATCAGCTGGTTATCTTGGAGAGTACAACCTACCCCGGTACAACAGAGGAAGTTGTACTGCCGAAACTCGAAAAAAGTGGCTTGCAGGTCGGTAAAGATTTTTTTCTCGCCTTTTCTCCTGAACGGATCGATCCGGGGAATGCGACCTACTCCACTGCGAATACGGCGAAAATCGTGGGCGGAATAACGCCTACATGCACGCAGGTCGCCCAACTCTTTTATAAACAGTTTATTCAGGAAGTTCATGCGGTCTCTTCGACAAGAGTAGCGGAAATGGCTAAGCTACTGGAAAATACCTTTCGGAGCGTCAACATCGGTCTCGTCAATGAGATGGCACTGATGTGCGATCAGATGGGACTGGACGTGTGGGAAATTGTTGATGCTGCTGCCACAAAACCGTTTGGATTTATGCCGTTCTACCCGGGGCCGGGTCTAGGGGGTCACTGCATTCCCGTCGATCCGCACTACCTATCTTGGAAGGCAAAAACCTACGAGTTTCACGCACGCTTCATCGAACTCGCGAGTGAAATCAACGGCTCAATGCCAGAGTACGTACTCGGCAAAATCATTGATGCGCTCAACCAACAACAGAAAGCTATCAATGGATCGAAAATCTTGATTATGGGCGTTGCCTACAAGAAAAATGTTGGGGATGTTCGCGAATCACCGGCTATTGATGTAATCCGGATGCTTGCGCAACGCGGGGGTGAAATTTTATACCACGATCCGTATGTACCAAAAGTGGAGGTTGAGGAGGTCGCGCCGAGAAACCAGCAGCCCGTGCGTTATCTCCGCGCGGAATTGACCGCGGAATTGGTCCAGAGCGTTGATTGTGTCGTGATTATGACAGATCACGCCGCTATCGATTACGCTTGGCTTGTAGATCACGCAGCCGCAGTAGTAGACACACGAAATGCAACAAAACCGATCACCCAAAACCAAAACAAAGTCCTAAAAATTTAA
- a CDS encoding NYN domain-containing protein: protein MLPAKAHIDTHQLAWIITDCFGDEEIITMADQCGLLHDTQHRTETRKDWIAYDLAACFFSGASIEDIVSQHLAKKAAQAARRVQFMDLTEIRLFLRSAEQLRAEGELGEILWALLVDSREDVQKHGHRLLADHEQSVPPSPPPPEDRNDPPPSDTAQKTAQSESDTTDQSTSPHCSHAGAPIPESTESSSPVDDPEYLKITPIPETDLNPKQQAILSNELKQNQQQINKLYSALSELKNGYTVLQSENDRLKQKIATLVEENNFLQDREELYRESELRIDQLNRENIGLKRDVEKFSNQLCEFHELQAQKEKITVELKSVEEMAYHSQQVLEQIQSNFYSQFSYLQGVNEEYKTVITRARQKIVSLSGQRGTAGTNRMLAGQPRVGVFVDVQNMFYAAKDRYARRLDYIKLLDLIVGPRNLVAAYAYVVQIPEINQAGFLSLLEHNGYTIKSKDLRMRGDGSAKGDWDVGIAIDIVSMLDALDIVILASGDGDFCALAELIKQHGKRIEVAAFEHNTSMDLQRIADQFFPIGDEMLI, encoded by the coding sequence ATGCTTCCAGCAAAAGCGCATATTGACACCCACCAACTGGCTTGGATCATCACCGATTGTTTTGGTGACGAAGAAATTATCACGATGGCAGATCAGTGCGGTCTCCTCCACGATACCCAACACAGGACTGAGACTCGTAAAGATTGGATTGCCTACGATCTAGCAGCATGTTTTTTCAGTGGTGCTTCGATCGAAGACATCGTGAGTCAACACCTAGCAAAGAAGGCAGCACAAGCCGCTCGCCGAGTCCAATTCATGGATCTAACGGAAATTCGGCTCTTCTTGAGAAGTGCGGAACAACTTCGCGCGGAAGGCGAGCTGGGCGAGATTTTATGGGCACTGTTGGTTGATTCGCGCGAAGATGTACAGAAGCACGGTCACAGGTTGCTTGCCGACCATGAACAATCTGTTCCCCCGTCTCCTCCTCCGCCTGAAGATAGAAACGACCCACCACCATCAGACACTGCACAAAAGACAGCACAATCGGAATCAGACACGACAGACCAGAGTACCTCGCCCCATTGTAGTCATGCTGGCGCACCAATTCCCGAATCTACGGAATCCTCTTCGCCTGTCGATGACCCTGAGTACCTTAAGATTACACCTATTCCTGAGACAGATTTAAACCCGAAACAACAGGCTATCTTGAGCAATGAGCTAAAACAGAACCAGCAGCAAATTAACAAGCTTTATAGTGCGCTCTCTGAACTGAAAAATGGATACACGGTTCTACAAAGTGAAAATGACAGACTTAAGCAGAAAATAGCAACATTGGTTGAAGAAAACAACTTTTTGCAGGATAGGGAGGAATTGTATCGGGAAAGCGAATTACGCATAGATCAACTCAACCGAGAAAATATAGGCCTCAAACGGGATGTGGAAAAGTTCTCAAATCAACTTTGTGAATTCCACGAACTTCAAGCACAGAAGGAAAAAATAACAGTAGAATTGAAATCGGTTGAGGAGATGGCATATCATTCACAACAGGTGCTTGAACAGATACAATCCAATTTCTATTCTCAATTCTCCTATTTGCAGGGAGTCAACGAGGAATACAAGACTGTCATCACAAGGGCACGCCAAAAAATTGTCAGTCTCTCAGGACAACGAGGTACTGCCGGCACAAACCGTATGTTGGCAGGGCAGCCACGTGTTGGTGTCTTTGTTGATGTCCAGAATATGTTTTATGCTGCAAAGGATCGCTACGCAAGGCGGCTCGATTATATTAAGCTGCTAGATCTCATTGTTGGTCCCCGGAATCTGGTCGCCGCTTACGCCTATGTTGTCCAAATCCCCGAAATTAATCAGGCTGGATTCCTGTCGCTTCTTGAACATAACGGCTACACGATTAAGAGTAAGGATCTACGGATGCGCGGCGATGGATCCGCTAAAGGAGACTGGGATGTCGGAATTGCCATCGATATTGTGTCGATGCTTGATGCACTCGATATCGTGATTTTGGCAAGTGGAGATGGTGATTTCTGTGCGCTTGCGGAACTGATCAAACAGCACGGAAAGCGCATCGAGGTAGCAGCATTTGAACACAATACATCGATGGATCTGCAGCGGATTGCAGATCAGTTTTTCCCAATTGGGGATGAAATGCTGATATAG
- a CDS encoding tetratricopeptide repeat protein, which translates to MSNAKPTVKSHFQGHELHDTSPAPSGEPEAPVSTTESALPTSKEARDQYALGNWYLEPVQRQYSLAINAYKRALEFDPDCAAIYHSLGFAYYKEGEFDLAQEALQKAIELNPQNANYHYVLGQLLEDWTELDGAWEQAIQEFTRAIELDPSYIEAWYNRGLLYEKLGGLEKACEDFKQVVNRAPAFHAARHNLGVLYIKQQQWEDAERVFEEILETEPREPDAHYHLAEIYLNLYGDLDRAIHCLQYAIERDPEHLDARFELGLLYAKHRYTRPAFRQQAIDQFIELIKRDNELQTFEPLGQVFFVLGSLYDDRPEDADLAIYAYKTGLEHAPSPQAQNNLGLLYLQKDMIDEAAAEFKQVIQRYPDYESPYHNLAKLYFYERDEEILRDLQAWLETEPQTAARIIFHLTLSLMDVARAEAYQSLYSQLHRMKNLVSATGGQLRSASRQAEPDSKLHTTLNQILTQHEECYNEMVELLQQLRMEEPVFGLIDINRILDTLLRSLMPVLEAKDIECQQIFDTRLPPVKGDSSQLKEAFNNLIINAVDAMADGGFLQIKTAYLPESSQIQISFVDTGVGIPYEVRDQLYQPGYTLKQHGSGFGLNIVQRTVRDHRGRTELHSEEGHGTTFSIYLPVDLEATPIQTNLQMRPIFYESPHELGFEELV; encoded by the coding sequence ATGTCCAACGCAAAGCCCACCGTAAAATCACACTTTCAGGGACATGAACTTCACGATACTTCACCCGCCCCCAGCGGGGAGCCTGAAGCTCCCGTTTCTACTACCGAATCTGCCTTGCCGACCTCTAAGGAAGCGCGTGACCAGTACGCGCTTGGCAACTGGTATTTAGAGCCTGTCCAGCGTCAATATTCCCTCGCAATCAATGCCTATAAACGTGCACTTGAGTTCGATCCAGACTGTGCGGCAATCTACCACAGTCTCGGTTTCGCATACTATAAAGAAGGCGAGTTTGATCTTGCACAAGAAGCGCTCCAAAAAGCAATTGAATTGAATCCACAGAATGCGAACTATCATTATGTTTTGGGCCAATTGTTAGAAGATTGGACGGAACTTGATGGAGCATGGGAGCAGGCAATCCAAGAATTTACTCGCGCAATCGAGTTGGATCCCTCATACATTGAAGCATGGTACAACCGGGGTTTACTCTACGAAAAACTGGGAGGTCTAGAAAAAGCGTGTGAGGACTTCAAGCAGGTTGTTAACCGTGCACCAGCGTTTCATGCGGCACGCCATAACCTTGGCGTCTTGTACATTAAACAGCAACAGTGGGAAGATGCAGAGCGGGTTTTTGAAGAAATCCTTGAAACTGAGCCACGGGAACCGGATGCCCACTATCACCTCGCAGAAATCTACTTAAACCTATATGGCGATTTGGATCGGGCGATCCACTGCTTGCAGTATGCAATTGAACGGGATCCGGAACATTTGGACGCTCGCTTTGAACTTGGACTGCTTTATGCGAAACATCGGTATACACGCCCAGCATTCCGTCAACAGGCAATAGATCAATTTATCGAATTAATCAAGCGCGATAATGAATTACAGACGTTTGAGCCGCTCGGTCAGGTGTTCTTTGTTCTGGGAAGCCTGTATGACGACCGTCCAGAAGATGCAGATCTCGCAATTTATGCCTACAAAACCGGCTTGGAACATGCCCCTTCCCCGCAGGCGCAAAATAATCTCGGACTTCTCTATCTCCAAAAAGATATGATTGATGAGGCTGCCGCAGAATTTAAGCAGGTGATCCAACGTTACCCGGATTATGAATCACCTTATCATAACCTTGCCAAACTCTACTTCTACGAACGGGATGAAGAAATCCTGAGAGATCTGCAAGCATGGTTAGAGACGGAACCACAGACGGCTGCGCGTATCATTTTTCACCTCACCCTCTCACTGATGGATGTTGCGCGAGCGGAAGCGTATCAGAGCCTCTATTCCCAACTGCACCGTATGAAAAACTTGGTTAGTGCAACCGGTGGGCAACTTCGATCTGCATCTCGCCAAGCGGAACCGGATTCCAAGCTACACACCACCCTCAACCAGATCCTCACCCAACATGAGGAATGCTATAACGAAATGGTTGAACTTTTACAGCAGTTGCGTATGGAAGAACCGGTCTTTGGCCTAATTGATATTAACAGAATCCTCGATACGTTGTTGCGAAGCCTGATGCCTGTTCTGGAAGCCAAAGACATTGAGTGCCAGCAAATTTTCGATACACGCCTGCCCCCAGTCAAAGGGGACTCTAGCCAGTTGAAGGAAGCGTTTAACAATTTGATTATTAACGCCGTTGATGCGATGGCTGACGGTGGCTTTCTCCAGATCAAAACTGCCTATCTACCAGAATCCTCCCAGATCCAAATTTCTTTTGTCGACACAGGAGTTGGTATCCCCTATGAAGTGCGGGATCAGCTCTACCAACCCGGATATACCCTCAAACAACACGGAAGTGGATTCGGTTTGAATATTGTCCAGCGAACGGTCCGCGACCATCGGGGTAGAACGGAGCTCCACAGCGAGGAAGGACACGGGACGACGTTCTCGATTTATCTACCGGTCGATCTGGAAGCAACGCCCATCCAGACGAATCTGCAGATGCGTCCCATCTTCTATGAATCTCCGCATGAGTTGGGTTTTGAGGAGTTGGTATAG
- a CDS encoding WD40 repeat domain-containing protein — MSVCVADENDAWNKPLESLTLEGHTAAVLCVAFSPDGETLVSGSSDKTVKLWDMSTRKLKRTLEEHSEMVAAVAFSPDGKTLASGSWDKTVQLWDIQTGQQKAVLKHSGRVHALAFSGSGAILASGDSDETVRLWNAQTGGLRQTLTGSDGPVLAVAFSPDDRTLASGGELDNTVVRLWDVQTGKLERTLKWRRVDAVRAITFSPDGLILANGSSRSEENTIRFWDTQTWEPVRAVTGHRQGVTSVVFSPDSKILASGSWDREVQLWDVQTGRFKRTLSGYGGAVFSVIFSPDGKTLASGSGDKTVRIWKMAAQ; from the coding sequence ATGAGCGTCTGTGTTGCCGATGAAAATGACGCTTGGAACAAACCCTTGGAATCTCTCACACTGGAGGGGCACACTGCTGCAGTACTCTGTGTGGCTTTCTCGCCCGATGGTGAGACTTTAGTCAGCGGAAGCAGCGATAAGACAGTCAAACTGTGGGACATGAGCACTCGGAAGTTGAAACGAACGCTGGAGGAACACAGCGAGATGGTGGCCGCGGTAGCTTTCTCACCGGACGGGAAGACGCTGGCGAGCGGAAGTTGGGACAAAACTGTACAGTTATGGGACATACAGACGGGACAGCAGAAAGCGGTACTAAAACACAGCGGTCGGGTGCATGCGTTAGCCTTCTCAGGAAGCGGAGCGATACTCGCAAGTGGAGATTCTGACGAGACAGTCAGGTTATGGAACGCGCAGACCGGTGGATTGAGACAAACGCTAACGGGGAGCGATGGTCCAGTGTTAGCAGTAGCCTTCTCACCCGACGACAGAACGTTGGCGAGTGGAGGCGAACTTGATAACACCGTGGTCAGACTGTGGGATGTACAGACCGGGAAGTTGGAAAGAACGCTGAAATGGCGTAGAGTTGATGCTGTGAGGGCGATAACGTTTTCTCCCGATGGGTTGATCTTAGCGAACGGGAGCAGTCGATCCGAAGAAAATACAATAAGATTCTGGGACACGCAGACCTGGGAACCGGTGCGAGCGGTCACAGGCCATCGGCAGGGAGTGACCTCCGTAGTTTTCTCGCCTGACAGCAAAATTCTAGCAAGTGGAAGTTGGGACCGAGAAGTGCAATTGTGGGATGTGCAAACCGGGAGATTTAAGCGGACGTTGAGCGGGTATGGCGGCGCGGTATTTTCTGTGATTTTCTCGCCCGATGGCAAAACGTTAGCGAGTGGCAGTGGTGACAAGACTGTGAGGATCTGGAAAATGGCTGCGCAGTAA
- a CDS encoding 6-bladed beta-propeller, producing MASHSLTYQVVEGWGQLPEGWEFTQVAGVAVNSQDRIYVYNRGEHPMIVFDRDGNLLDTWGEGFLKHAHGIFIDKTDMIYLVDRWLHAVLKYTPEGELLMTIGTLDQPSTNGEPFNHPTDVALSSAGEIYVSDGYGNTRVHKFSAEGEHLLSWGTPGDGPGEFNLPHSIWVDNNDRVYVADRENHRIQIFDPQGGFIDQWTGFRQPTDFFLDADGHLYVSELQHRVSILNLDGEVLTRMGGESSHAPGEFVAPHAVWTDSQDALYVGEVLAGQRIQKFVPRDA from the coding sequence ATGGCATCTCATAGTCTTACATATCAAGTCGTAGAGGGATGGGGACAACTTCCAGAAGGATGGGAATTCACACAGGTAGCTGGAGTTGCTGTTAATTCCCAGGATCGAATTTACGTCTACAATCGTGGGGAACACCCCATGATTGTTTTTGACAGGGACGGCAATTTGCTCGACACTTGGGGCGAAGGATTCTTAAAGCACGCGCACGGCATCTTCATTGACAAGACAGATATGATCTATCTTGTTGACCGGTGGTTGCATGCGGTATTGAAATATACGCCGGAGGGCGAACTCCTGATGACGATAGGCACACTTGACCAACCTTCTACAAACGGTGAGCCGTTTAATCATCCGACGGATGTCGCGCTATCATCAGCCGGCGAAATTTATGTTTCTGATGGCTACGGAAACACACGAGTACACAAATTCTCCGCCGAAGGAGAACATCTTCTATCGTGGGGTACGCCCGGTGACGGTCCCGGTGAATTCAATCTGCCTCACAGCATCTGGGTCGATAACAACGATCGTGTCTATGTCGCAGATCGGGAGAATCATCGTATCCAGATTTTCGATCCTCAAGGCGGGTTCATCGATCAGTGGACAGGATTCCGCCAACCAACCGATTTCTTCCTTGATGCAGATGGGCACCTCTATGTTTCTGAACTACAACATCGAGTCAGTATCCTAAACCTCGACGGAGAAGTTCTGACAAGGATGGGTGGTGAATCAAGTCACGCTCCCGGGGAATTTGTTGCGCCTCACGCTGTCTGGACGGATTCTCAAGATGCCCTTTACGTAGGTGAAGTGTTAGCAGGGCAGCGAATACAGAAGTTCGTGCCGCGGGATGCATGA